The DNA segment TTGCAGGAAGCACAACTGCCCTGGTGCATCACGGACACCCTGCATGGGGGACCAGGGGTGTGGACTTTCCATGGCACCAGGGCTTCAACTGTCAGCACTGTTTGGGGAAATCTATGCTTCATATCCTTCACTCAGTGCTGCTTTAAAAACAGCTTCATGAATGTACagatgaggtttaaaaaaaaaaaaaaaacccacgtcTAAAATGTGCAATTCAATAAGGTCTCACACATGTATGTATCCAGAAAAGCATCAGCAGAATTAAGATTAAGACATACAGATTGCTCCCCAAGTTTGATACATGCCCCTGGTCACCCACGCCTCCCACCCATCCCCAGGCAACTAGTAATCTGCTTTCTTCAGAAATGACATTGTTCTGTATCTGGATGCCTTTGCCCAGCATGGATATTTTGAGATTTATAAGAAACCTATGAGTTGAGCACAGCTGAGTTCCTCCACCTAGGCAGGTGGCAACACGTCACCCAGCAGGGGGACCCTGGGGAGGCATTGCCTATGgggatgaatggcttggtaaggAGTCAGCAGAAGAGGAAGAGGGTGAGATAGCCGCCTTTCCTACTAGGAATCAGACTGCCCCCACAAGAGAATCACACTGGGATTCGAACAtggctaaaggaagatgggatcagagtcactTTGTCAGGACTCAAGTGAGTGGGCACTAAGACATTAAATGATGCCAAGTTGGCAAACATAGAACAGGGAGAGAGGGCAGCTCCAGGTAAATTCCTCGATGGACTACAGAAGCCTTTTGCTGATTCCCTGGATTGATCCCGAAAGTGCAGAGGGAGGAATGATCTCAAGagagatttctcactcagtcggaTCCAGATATCTGCAGTAAGCTACTAAAAGAGGCGTATGGACCAAATTATCTTAGATAATCTATTGCAACTGCCTCAGACACTTTATTAtggcagggaggaagaggagaagaggcagaaaaagaGGAAGGCGGAAAAAGACATCAGGGAAGACTGCAAAGCAGGAGCTCTCAGATCCATTCTGAAACAGCCGGAGAAAAATACCCACAGGGACCCAGGCAGAAAGGAACAGCCTTGCTGTTACTGAAGAAAGCGGGGACACCTGCGAGAGTTGctctcaggcatctaagccgccaCTGTCTCCATGCCCAGTGTGCAGACGTCCACACTGGAGAACGCTGCTCTCTGAGGCCTAGGCTCCAGGGATCGGACTCTCATggcaatcaggactgaaggtgcctggGGCTCCCCACGCAAGCCCCTGTGGTAATTCCACCTGAGGAACCCTGGGTCATGACAACTGTGGGGGCCAATCAGTCGATTTCCTCTTAGACCACAGGACAACTTAATTTGTATTTACTGAAGCCCTAGCCCACTCTATCCCCGATCCGCTTCCATAACGGGACTGTCTGCATGACCCAAACATTCTTATTTTAGTTGTGCTCCAAACTCCAATATCTACTATCAAGGAAAATATTACTTCTGCATTAAAACACCGTGTGAACTTTAAAGTGACAATCCCCATTTCGGAGAGATCTCCTCCCATAGGTAGCATGGGTAAAGATGGCCCTTCTAGTCTGCAAATCACATTCTATCACGTGGTCCATGTCCAAGTCATCTTGTATcactcacagtgcctcagccgtTTTTGGGGAAATGTTCCTTATCCTTCAGGGCATGAAGTTAAGTGAGTGTGAACCATCTCCCTCACCGCAGCAAAGAGAGGCCCACAGAGCCATTGGGGGGTGCCTTCCAACtatgagggaggcctggggttgCTCGTGTCACCCAGTCATAAACCACCCAGAGATGTGGAAGGCTGGGCAGACTGTGTGCAGGCTTTGAAAGCTCCTTGCTTAATCAGTCACTGTCCTTTAGGAAAATTGAGGCCCTGATAGGAGTGGGAAAATCCAGGACCCAGGGCAGGGGCAGTCTCAGGCCATCCTAGGCTAGGGCTGCACCACACACACAGGCTTGGCTTTGGGAATTAGAGAGCCAAGAACCCCAGCACATCTCCATTTACTGGGATTACATGTCTGGGGGTGTCCACACAAATATACACGACACTCACACTAACATCAGAAGAAGTGACAGTAGGGCATGGAGTCAAAGAGGAGCGGATCTGGGGTGGCgacaaatgaaaaagaagcaagGTGATGATTACAGACTGGACCTTACACTGTCTTTGGAGCAGGATCAGACCATGACTCCGCTGGAGGCCTCTGCCAGTCTCTCCCAGGGGTTTGAGGCTGTGGACTCGCCTAGGACATGAGCTGCTTCATTCAGGGGCGGGCCACAGGGGCCTCCTCAGAGGGTTCTTCCCCAGAGTGAGGGACCAGGTGCCGAGAATGTGTGGCAGAGAGGACAATGGAACACAGATGAAGAAGTGGAAATGGAAACACTACAGGTACACTTCCACCACAGGTCCTCACACAGATAACTACAGAAAATTCAGTCACCGCCCACATTCCGCTCCTATATCAACAATGAAAGAAGTTAACGCAGAAAGTCACAAGCCTGTAGACAagtgttcagagcagcactataCACAAGAGccccaaagtgaaaacagtcctaatgtccatcaacagatgagtgacAGCCGAGTGCAATGCCTTCCCAGACTgcaggactcagttcagttcagtcactctgtcctgtccaactctttccaactccatgaatcccagcacgccaggcctcgctgtccatcaccaactccggagttcatactaactcatgtgcatcgagttggtgatgccacccagccatttcatcctctgtcatccccttctcctcctgcccccaatccctcccagcatcagggtcttttccaatgagtcaactcttcgcatgaggtggccaaaatattggagcttcagcctcagcataagtccttccaatgaacacccaggactggtctcttataggatggactggttggatctccttgcagtccaagggactcgcaagagtcttctccaacactgcagttcaaaagcatcaattctttggactcagctttctttacagtccaactctcacatccatacatgaccactggaaaaaccatagtcttgactagatggacattttttcgcaaagtaatatctctgctttgtaatattctatctaagttggtcataactttccttccaaggagtaagcgtctttttatttcatggctgcaatcacacactgcagtgattttggagcccaaaataagaGTTGGTGTCAAATAGGATGCAGATGCTCTAAAACAGACAATCGACGGGGTCATGTAACGTAGTGAACGTTCTCCAAGCCGCTCACACGTACAATTGAAAAAGTCATAGAATTCCATTTCTATCTAAGTTTACTTTATCTCATAGAAAAAATGTTTGtacatgtaataaaaaaaaaaaaaaacacatattaagAGAGGGAATTATCAGGGTGGAGACACAGGCTCCAGGCCTGGTGCTGGCACGGGGGCAGCACACCATCTGCCGGGCAAGGCAAGGCTCGCTGACGGTCTGAGACCGGTTCCAGGGATGTTAGGGGAGGAACTGGCTCCAGCACCTGAGCTGCTACACAAGCTGGGTCTGCTGGGGTCTCTGGAAGCACAGCTGGATAACACCGGAGCCACAGCTGATTGCAAAGCACCAAGaggctccagagcccaggcagTGCCCTGGCCAAGGTTGGCTTAAGACTGGGGACTGAGGCTGTGGAAGTAGCGCTGGCACAGGATTTTCTGGGTGATTCAGGCTCTGAAGGGAGAAGAGAGCTGTTTCTTGCACGTTCTCTGGATCTACAACTGGAGCCTGGAGGTACTTTTCCTCGCCACTCAGCTTAAGTGAGAGCCAGGGCATGAGCATGCTGTGGCTCCGGGTTTGGAGCTGGCATGTTTACTTGATGCAGACCTTGCACTTGAATGGGAGCTGGGCTTTGAGCTTGCTCTGACTGTGGAGCTGTGGCAGGTATTAGGGGTGCTGTTGGCGCGAGATCTGATGATGTTTCCGGAGCTTCTTCTCCAGCGGGTGCTGGGTCTCCCAGAAGAGAAAACACTGTCAGTAAGACTGCTTGTCCATGGATCCCAAAAACAGGAACATACTTGCTACTTAGCCCTGAAATCACTATCCAAGATGCCACCTACCCTAAGGAAgccctcccaggctgcagtccaggggaataGTGATCTGAGCCTCCTCAATGCTCCTGGCCTACTTCCAGCCTCAGGAGGCTCTGATCTGTGTGgcccagccccctcccttccttattCGTCCCCATCCTCCTCACCCACCCCGAGTCCTCCTCACCATGACCCTCGGCCTCAGTGGGCTCCAGGGTCTCCAGCAGCGTCAGGAGATGGCGGGCTCGCTGCTCCAGGTCCGAGTCAGGCATGTTGAGCTCTATGTAAGCGAGGAGCATCTTCAGGCAGGGAAATTCTGGGGACTGCTGGAAATCCTCAGGGTAAAGGTGCAGCCAGGTGCCCAGGATGGAGGCCATGGCCCTGGGGGGAGTCACGGGGGCAGCAGAGTCAGAGACCTGGCCTTCCCGCAACACTGCACTCCAGGGCAAACCTGCGGAAACCTGGGCCTCTGCACCTTCTGCCCCTGCCCATCCAGAGGTCAGTTCTCCTCCACAGTCCATCTCACCTGGCAGACCAGGCAGAGGAGGCCTGGACACAGAGGAGTGGCTGCCAAGGAGCCTGCTCAAGTGACATCCCTTGATCCATGGTGTGACCATCTGTCTGCTTCCTGAGGTCTGCCTGACACGGCGCACTGTCcatctccctgcccctccccctggtATCACCACTGCGAGGGCAGGCAGGGTGTCTACTCTGGTCACTGCATCTCTGGAACACGTCAGGGGTCCCAGGAGTATCTGTCTAAGGAGGGCACACACAGACTCTGTCATCTGCTCAGGCTTCCTGCAGGCCTCCTAACACCACACATTTACCTCCTACATCTACAGGCTGCCCTGTCTGCTAGGGACGCACCTGCGTCTCCTCCCACCAGTGACACTCCTCCTTCCCCAGCAAGGGCTCAGCTGTCCCCTGAGTGTCCCTGGGTCCACTGAGCACCAGCTGATCACCCCCGCCGAGGTTCCACCAGACAGTGAGCTGGGTGATCTCCACACTTTGTGTTCTGGGTCCCGGGATCAGGGGTAGAGGCAGGACTGGGATGGACAGGGTATGGGTGTGGACTCGCATGGGTGGactctgacctctgacctcccAGATGCTCCTCACAGCACCCCAGAGCCCTCCACAGCTCTCTTGGcctcctttcctcttttccaGGACAAGCTCCCCAGACCTTGGCCCCCAGCTATGTGGGATCCAGGATTCTGCCAGCCCTGCCCAACCAGCAACCCCATTACTCCAGGCAGTTCTCTGGGATAGGGAGTCGCTCCCTCTTGAGTCACAATCCACTCACATTTTCAGCTGGTGCAGGGGTCCACCATCCTCATCGCAGTAAGGGAGGATGCATCCGTACCTACAAGAGGCCAGGAGGCATCACATGGACAGTGCTGCAGACATGCCTGGATGTGATGGCTAATGTGAGGGGTTCCCTCCCACCCACAACCCCCACCCCGGAGAACTGAAGCCCTGGGGGGCCAGGACTGCTGTCTGCTTGATGCATTACATGATGCTTCTTCCTAGAAAAGTGCCTGCACCTTGTGCACCTTCCTCTATATTTCAAGAACAAATGAGCCCAACCAGCCCCATCTGAGTGCCTGGAGCAATATTGATCACTCCCAGGGACCCTTGTTCTCACTCACCCAGGACTGGGTACCACTTACACCTCACCTTGCAATTGGGAAAATGCTTTGGGCCCAAGTCAAAGGCACAGAGACAACAGAGACAGAGGCTTCCTTGAGGGGAGGAGGAACGTGATGTCTCAGCACAACCACAGCCATTCCAGGGGTCCAAGTTCCCAGTAAGCACTTTCCAGGATGCACCCACTTAGTCCCCCCGAGGGGCtgctcctccctttcccctcaaGTGCAGAGGGAGTTAACTGGGGCTCACAGAGGTGGAGAGACGTTCCCACGACTCACAGCTGGAAGGTGACCAGGTCTCCCTGAGTACCCAGTAGGGGAGGGGTAGTGCTCACCTCGTGAAGAGAAGGTCCAGCACCTGCTGGGTGGTGCCAAAAGCCCTGTAGGTGCCCAGGAATGTGGGGAGGTAGGCGGGGTCACCGCCCAGGAAGGCAGGCACCAGGTTGCCCACCAACGTCTCCAGTCGGCGTCTCCGGACACTCCACACCCTGTAGGTCTCATTCGTGTCCCCTGTGGACACACTTTCCCCCTGGGGTGGAACACAGCAGAGACACGAGTCAGAGGCGGCACCAAAGACTCCAGGAAGGCATGTGCTGGAGCTCAGACTGAGTGCCCAAGCCTCCAGGACTCATGACAGGAGGAGGGGTAGGAGTGTCCTCCACAGAATAAAAACCCTGGCATCACCATTGAACTGGCGCCGGGCCATGGTTACGTGTGTTAGCGTCTCGGACAGTTTGTATTGGACAGTTCCCCGTCTGTAACTGCATCATCCCTGTGGTGGTGACCACAGCATCCCATTCTGGGGATGAGAACTGGGGTGAGAGGGGCTGAACCTGGGGTGAGAAGTATTAGGATTCTCAGGCCCACATGGATACCTGGGATGGAGTTAATACAGGATACACCGTAGAAACATGCAGTGAAGCTCCTTGGGGAACATGAAGTGAAATCCTATCACAATCTCCTGAGATTTCCACATGGAGGTGAACAGTGATTTTGCATCTGGACAAGTAGGGCCTGGCCCGGGAGGGCGCCTCTCAGAGATGACAGTCCCAGGTTCCTTTCGGAGCAGGACTCTAGGAGGGACCCGGAGGAGGGCCAGGGTGGCTCTGGGACCTGGAACTTTCTGGGTGTAGGATCGCCTCCCAGCTGGCACTCACCCTGTGCCCGCCCTGGGCTCTGTTGCTGGTGTGGGGCTCCGGCCCCTCATGCAGGGAGATGGAGCAGGGTGCTCCGTGGACCCGCTCCTGTCTGCAGTCCTGTGAGGAGCCCTGTGAACAAGTGCCCAGAAGCCAGGCAGAAAGTCTCAGGGCACCGGCCAGCTGTCTGTAGTACTTCTCAGACCCCTAGACATCTCCCCTCCAGACACACGCCCACCATTCTCCCTACCGACCTCCACCAAGGATGTAGACACCCGACCACCTGAGGGCCTTGGAGCCACACTGGCACAGAGAAGAGCACCTCAGGGATCCTGTTTCCCCACTGCCAGCCTGTCCTCAGGTGTGACCGTGACAGGACCACCAGGTCACCACGGGCCCACCAACCTGTTCCTGCCCAGAGGGAGAACCTCCCCTCAAGTTCCACTTCCCCCCACATGGAGATGAGGTCAGCTGGCACTGCCCAGGGAAGGCTCCCAGTGGCGGGCTGGCCCGGTGTGGCCAGCTCTAGGTTGCCTGTGGTTACCTTAGATGACCTCCTGGTAAAGGACCAGAGGCATCCGGGTTGAGTGCTGAACCGCCTGAAACATCTGAAAAACCTCTCCCTCCAGGGTTTCCTGAAGCAGAAGCCCTGGTCAGTCGAGACACAGCTGGAGAACATCCTTCTGGATGAAGTCTCTCCAGCCAAGTGAGCCCAGCTGGGTGTGGCGCTGTGCTAGGAGGTGGGTGCCTGGTTACAGGGTTCCGAGTTCTGTTAGGGTCTGCTGTCAAGAAAGTGACTTCTCCTCCGGGGACCCCTTCCTTCAATTGACAGTTGACACCCCTACACACAACCCTTGGATACTGATCGCTCATCCCTCATCCCCACAGCCCCGGGTCTCACACAGTTGCTCCACACAGCCCTCCACACAGCTCCTGGGTAGGGTGTATGCAGCTCTGAGGAGACAGACCTGGGTCCAGTCTCACCCCCCATTTCCTACCTGTTCTCCATCCTGGATGAATCCATGTGTCTCTCAAAGCCTGCCTGAGTCCCCACCTGCACATCGGGGATCATGCCCACATGGACTTTAGGGATGTGCTCAGACATCGGTGGGACAAGACCTGGAAAACGTGGGAGTCCTGTCTCAGGCAGGCAGTACCTCCAGCCCTTGTATATTCTTCTTATTACCTTCCTCATATCTGTCCCTCTTTTGTTCCCACCCCACAGTCCTTTTCATATTCACTCTGctcggggggtgtgtgtgtgtttgtgtgtgtgtacctgtgctCACTCTCTAGAGGCCAGAGGAACACTGCCCCTAAATAGGGAGGGATGGTAAGAGATTCCTAGGATCTAAGGCTTTCTAATTTCTAATGGATTGAAACCTGAATAAAAGAACTGAAACCATTAAGATCCTAGAAATAAACTGAAACTATGTTTTTGTATATTAGTCTTGGCAATGAAGTTTATTTGTAATTCCAAAAGCAAACGAAGTGAAAGGAAAACACACCaagtgagactacatcaaactcaaaagcctctgcaTGGGGaaccatcaataaaatgagaaatgaaggaTGAAATGGAGAACATATTGGCAATTCTCATGTCTAATAAGGGTtcttatccaaaatatgtaagaaaCGCACACAATTCTAAAGCAAAGAAGCACACAAAAATAATCTCATTGAGAAATGGGGGTAAGTTCTGatttgtctgagaaggccttacaaatacctcagaaatgaagagaaacaatatttggcaaaactaatacaattatgtaaagtttaaaaataaaataaaatttaaaaaaaaagttaaaaagaaaaaaaaacacaactgagaaaaagaaagatatacccatgttaAATCAGAGTTCCAAAACATAGCAACGAGAAATAAGAAACCCTAGGggaaaagtacaaagaaatagaggaaagcaatagaatgggaaagacctgAGATCCTTTCCAGATAATTAGAGACACTAAGGGAACTTTGGTGGAAAAATAGGCACAATAAGGGATGGATACGCTATGGAtctcagaagcagaaaatattaagaggaggcaaaaatacactGAGGAATTATACAAAGAAAGGCGTTAATGACATGGACAACTATGACGggatggtcactcacctagagccagacatccttgagtatgaagtcaagtgggtcttaagaaGCGTTACTACAAATAAAGCTTGTGGAGGGGATAGTTCCTTCCACTGAGTTATttaagatgatgctttgaaagtgctgcactcaatatgccagcaaatttggaaaactcagcagtagccacagggctgcaaaagttcagttttcattccagtcctgcAAAAGAATCTTCAACCTTCCGCagaactgtgctcatttcacaagctagcaagttaatgctcaaaagtcttcaAGCTAGATTCCAGAGGAacaagctggatttcaaaaaggcagaggaaccagagatcaaactgccaacatccactggatatagaaaagcagataattccagagaaacatctacttctgcttcattgactacacagaATAAAGCCTTGACTCTGTGCATCataacaaactgttgaaaatgctTCAAGAGATTGGAGTAGCGGaaaaccttacctgcctcctgcaaaaactgtacacaggtcaagaagcaacagttagaaccgggcatggaacaacaaactgggtcaaaattgggaaaggagaacaacaaggctgtatattgtcaccctgcttatttaacttctagccacagcacatcatgcgaaatgctgggctggatgaagcacaagctagaatcaagattgcctggagaagtatcaggaacctcagatatgcagataacaccgcCGTTTGCACattgtatgatcactcacctagagcagatggtgtgatcactcacctagagccagacatcttgggatgcgaagtcaagtgggccttaggaaacatcactacgaacaaagctcgtggaggtgatggaattccagggaaACTATCTCAAATCTCAAAAGGCGAGGCTGTGAACGTTCTGCACTAAATATGCctgcaagtttggaaaactcagcagtggccacaggactggaaaaggtcagttttgattccggtcccaaagaaaggctatgccaaggAATGCTataactacttcacaattgcactcatctcacacagtagcaaagtaatgctccatattctccaagccaggcttcacagtACAtcaactgt comes from the Bubalus kerabau isolate K-KA32 ecotype Philippines breed swamp buffalo chromosome 1, PCC_UOA_SB_1v2, whole genome shotgun sequence genome and includes:
- the LOC129658218 gene encoding ral guanine nucleotide dissociation stimulator-like yields the protein MSEHIPKVHVGMIPDVQVGTQAGFERHMDSSRMENRKPWRERFFRCFRRFSTQPGCLWSFTRRSSKGSSQDCRQERVHGAPCSISLHEGPEPHTSNRAQGGHRGESVSTGDTNETYRVWSVRRRRLETLVGNLVPAFLGGDPAYLPTFLGTYRAFGTTQQVLDLLFTRYGCILPYCDEDGGPLHQLKMAMASILGTWLHLYPEDFQQSPEFPCLKMLLAYIELNMPDSDLEQRARHLLTLLETLEPTEAEGHDPAPAGEEAPETSSDLAPTAPLIPATAPQSEQAQSPAPIQVQGLHQVNMPAPVLSSCASRDPSRPSLCSSSGAGASSSPNIPGTGLRPSASLALPGRWCAAPVPAPGLEPVSPP